A stretch of the Hyperolius riggenbachi isolate aHypRig1 chromosome 11, aHypRig1.pri, whole genome shotgun sequence genome encodes the following:
- the LOC137537617 gene encoding tripartite motif-containing protein 75-like: MLNGMASKVQRRDPPFAGLGQNFNCSICQTMYTNPVSLRCGHNFCRVCIVDQLCAQNGRYSCPDCGKRFSNYPELHKNIVLRKILLAFQSPQKSQDNVLSCTNCIHFPAPAIKACLHCEALLCDNHLSVHSKSPEHILAEPTTSLEKRKCSLHKEPLKYYCLADAACICVSCRLDGEHKGHEVESLDRAADIKKKKLKTVLQKLTTERDEVQKKLNDLLERCRNIHVKTTGTKQSVTTLFKDLNVQLEALKDKILTEITLQEKQLLHPFYGYMKQLKRKKDQLSRKMGCVVELNNLTDPVAVLQSDTGDVDNSGEGANTDGMKHNEQNLHEHLDLVQTLHTLHLSLADMIKAVNDCFGVQEAKYILLDASTAYCNLSISDDMTTVSWSTMKQERPGTQHRFKTYAQVLSFNIFCSGRHYWDVDVSKSGHWKIGMSYPSIERRGAESGIGNNDKSWVLYMCNGQCCVTHSKREIQLSATVSGGTIRIYLDYEAGQLSFYVRSTETTHLHTFFSTFTEPLHIAVLVKEGHIKFLGGRQEM; this comes from the exons ATGCTGAATG GGATGGCTTCAAAAGTTCAGAGAAGGGACCCGCCATTTGCAGGTCTTGGACAAAACTTCAACTGTTCCATCTGCCAAACCATGTACACCAACCCTGTAAGCCTACGATGTGGTCATAACTTCTGTCGAGTCTGCATTGTTGATCAACTGTGTGCCCAGAATGGACGTTATTCTTGTCCTGATTGTGGAAAAAGGTTCTCAAATTATCCTGAACTCCATAAAAACATAGTGCTGCGCAAGATCCTGTTGGCTTTCCAGTCTCCACAGAAAAGTCAGGACAATGTGCTCTCCTGTACCAACTGCATTCATTTCCCTGCACCTGCTATTAAAGCCTGCCTTCATTGCGAAGCTTTGTTATGTGATAATCACCTGAGTGTCCACAGCAAGTCACCAGAACACATTTTAGCCGAACCAACTACTTCCCTGGAGAAAAGGAAATGCTCCTTACACAAAGAGCCCTTGAAATATTATTGCCTTGCAGATGCTGCCTGTATATGTGTGTCCTGCAGATTGGATGGAGAACACAAGGGGCatgaggtggagtcactggataGAGCAGCTGACATTAAGAAGAAAAAGCTTAAAACAGTCCTGCAGAAACTGACCACAGAGAGGGACGAAGTTCAGAAGAAACTCAATGATTTGCTGGAGCGTTGCAGAAACATACATGTAAAAACAACTGGTACAAAACAGAGCGTCACTACTCTGTTCAAGGATCTTAACGTGCAGCTAGAAGCATTAAAAGACAAAATCCTGACAGAAATCACCTTGCAGGAGAAGCAGCTTTTACACCCATTCTATGGCTATATGAAGCAGCTGAAAAGAAAGAAAGACCAACTGTCCAGAAAGATGGGTTgtgttgtggagttgaataacctGACTGATCCTGTCGCTGTCCTACAGTCTGACACTGGTGACGTGGACAATTCTGGGGAGGGAGCTAACACGGATGGAATGAAACATAATGAGCAGAACCTTCATGAACATCTGGATTTGGTTCAGACCTTACACACGCTACACCTAAGTTTAGCTGACATGATAAAAGCAGTTAATGACTGCTTCGGTGTGCAGGAAGCCAAATACATTTTATTAGATGCCAGCACAGCTTATTGCAACCTTTCTATATCCGATGATATGACAACTGTTTCCTGGTCAACCATGAAGCAGGAACgcccaggaacacagcacaggtttAAGACTTACGCCCAGGTGTTGAGCTTCAACATATTTTGTTCAGGCCGACACTACTGGGATGTGGATGTCAGTAAGTCGGGACATTGGAAAATCGGGATGAGTTATCCCAGTATAGAGAGAAGGGGCGCTGAGTCAGGGATTGGAAACAATGACAAGTCTTGGGTTTTGTACATGTGTAACGGTCAGTGTTGTGTGACACATAGCAAGAGAGAAATCCAGTTATCTGCAACTGTTTCTGGTGGCACAATCCGAATTTATCTGGATTATGAAGCTGGGCAGCTTTCGTTTTATGTGAGAAGCACCGAGACAACACACTTGCACACATTCTTTtccaccttcactgagcccctccatatTGCAGTCTTGGTAAAAGAGGGCCATATAAAATTTCTTGGGGGACGTCAGGAGATGTGA